The Ziziphus jujuba cultivar Dongzao chromosome 7, ASM3175591v1 genome includes a region encoding these proteins:
- the LOC107424388 gene encoding NAC domain-containing protein 37 isoform X1 encodes MGINGGGEFDAVLVVPAAMMESMESSVPPGFRFHPTDEELVGYYLRKKVASQKIDLDVIRDIDLYRIEPWDLQERCRIGYEEQNEWYFFSHKDKKYPTGTRTNRATMAGFWKATGRDKAVYDKTKLIGMRKTLVFYRGRAPNGQKTDWIMHEYRLESDENGPPQEEGWVVCRAFKKRTTGQTKNMEGWDSSYFYEESSGVSSVVDPLDYISRQPQNILPQNFLCKQEIEADNLSFMQSDSFVQLPQLESPSLPLIKRPSNSSMSLISENNEDQDEQNRSPAGGRGCKNNNNNNTNNNEKKVTDWRALDKFVASQLSQDQERFEGDGESSFGPHRDSDLALLLLQTSGGTGSVRDEGNKLSGFLNPSSDCDFGICIFEK; translated from the exons ATGGGTATTAATGGTGGTGGTGAATTTGATGCAGTATTAGTAGTACCAGCGGCTATGATGGAGTCAATGGAGTCCAGTGTCCCACCTGGCTTCCGGTTTCATCCAACAGATGAAGAACTCGTTGGATATTATCTGAGAAAGAAAGTAGCCTCACAAAAGATCGATCTTGATGTTATCAGAGATATTGATTTGTACAGAATAGAACCATGGGATCTTCAAG AGAGATGTCGGATCGGATACGAAGAGCAGAACGAGTGGTATTTCTTCAGCCACAAAGATAAAAAGTATCCGACAGGAACGAGAACTAACAGAGCTACCATGGCTGGGTTTTGGAAAGCAACAGGAAGAGACAAGGCGGTGTATGATAAGACAAAACTTATTGGCATGAGGAAAACACTCGTATTCTATAGAGGAAGAGCTCCCAATGGACAGAAGACTGACTGGATCATGCACGAGTATAGACTTGAATCCGATGAGAATGGGCCTCCACAG GAAGAAGGATGGGTGGTATGCAGAGCATTCAAGAAGCGAACCACGGGACAAACGAAGAACATGGAGGGGTGGGACTCAAGCTACTTCTATGAAGAATCTAGCGGTGTTAGCTCAGTGGTCGATCCACTTGATTATATCTCAAGGCAGCCGCAGAATATTTTACCTCAGAACTTCTTGTGCAAACAAGAGATAGAGGCTGATAATTTGAGTTTCATGCAGTCTGATAGTTTTGTGCAACTTCCTCAGCTAGAGAGTCCATCACTTCCATTAATAAAGAGGCCGAGCAACTCATCAATGTCTCTAATATCAGAGAACAACGAAGATCAAGACGAGCAAAATAGATCACCAGCCGGTGGTAGGGGGtgcaagaataataataataacaatactaaTAACAATGAGAAGAAAGTGACAGATTGGAGAGCGCTGGACAAATTTGTTGCGTCTCAATTGAGTCAAGATCAAGAGAGATTTGAAGGTGATGGGGAATCAAGCTTTGGACCCCATCGGGATTCGGATTTGGCATTGCTTTTGTTGCAGACTAGTGGTGGTACTGGTAGTGTTAGAGATGAAGGGAATAAGTTGAGTGGATTTCTAAATCCAAGCTCGGACTGTGACTTTGGGATATGCATATTCGAGAAATGA
- the LOC107424388 gene encoding NAC domain-containing protein 37 isoform X2, with protein sequence MMESMESSVPPGFRFHPTDEELVGYYLRKKVASQKIDLDVIRDIDLYRIEPWDLQERCRIGYEEQNEWYFFSHKDKKYPTGTRTNRATMAGFWKATGRDKAVYDKTKLIGMRKTLVFYRGRAPNGQKTDWIMHEYRLESDENGPPQEEGWVVCRAFKKRTTGQTKNMEGWDSSYFYEESSGVSSVVDPLDYISRQPQNILPQNFLCKQEIEADNLSFMQSDSFVQLPQLESPSLPLIKRPSNSSMSLISENNEDQDEQNRSPAGGRGCKNNNNNNTNNNEKKVTDWRALDKFVASQLSQDQERFEGDGESSFGPHRDSDLALLLLQTSGGTGSVRDEGNKLSGFLNPSSDCDFGICIFEK encoded by the exons ATGATGGAGTCAATGGAGTCCAGTGTCCCACCTGGCTTCCGGTTTCATCCAACAGATGAAGAACTCGTTGGATATTATCTGAGAAAGAAAGTAGCCTCACAAAAGATCGATCTTGATGTTATCAGAGATATTGATTTGTACAGAATAGAACCATGGGATCTTCAAG AGAGATGTCGGATCGGATACGAAGAGCAGAACGAGTGGTATTTCTTCAGCCACAAAGATAAAAAGTATCCGACAGGAACGAGAACTAACAGAGCTACCATGGCTGGGTTTTGGAAAGCAACAGGAAGAGACAAGGCGGTGTATGATAAGACAAAACTTATTGGCATGAGGAAAACACTCGTATTCTATAGAGGAAGAGCTCCCAATGGACAGAAGACTGACTGGATCATGCACGAGTATAGACTTGAATCCGATGAGAATGGGCCTCCACAG GAAGAAGGATGGGTGGTATGCAGAGCATTCAAGAAGCGAACCACGGGACAAACGAAGAACATGGAGGGGTGGGACTCAAGCTACTTCTATGAAGAATCTAGCGGTGTTAGCTCAGTGGTCGATCCACTTGATTATATCTCAAGGCAGCCGCAGAATATTTTACCTCAGAACTTCTTGTGCAAACAAGAGATAGAGGCTGATAATTTGAGTTTCATGCAGTCTGATAGTTTTGTGCAACTTCCTCAGCTAGAGAGTCCATCACTTCCATTAATAAAGAGGCCGAGCAACTCATCAATGTCTCTAATATCAGAGAACAACGAAGATCAAGACGAGCAAAATAGATCACCAGCCGGTGGTAGGGGGtgcaagaataataataataacaatactaaTAACAATGAGAAGAAAGTGACAGATTGGAGAGCGCTGGACAAATTTGTTGCGTCTCAATTGAGTCAAGATCAAGAGAGATTTGAAGGTGATGGGGAATCAAGCTTTGGACCCCATCGGGATTCGGATTTGGCATTGCTTTTGTTGCAGACTAGTGGTGGTACTGGTAGTGTTAGAGATGAAGGGAATAAGTTGAGTGGATTTCTAAATCCAAGCTCGGACTGTGACTTTGGGATATGCATATTCGAGAAATGA
- the LOC107424378 gene encoding V-type proton ATPase 16 kDa proteolipid subunit, whose product MSSTFSGDETAPFFGFIGAAAALVFSCMGAAYGTAKSGVGVASMGVMRPELVMKSIVPVVMAGVLGIYGLIVAVIISTGINPKAKSYYLFDGYAHLSSGLACGLAGLAAGMAIGIVGDAGVRANAQQPKLFVGMILILIFAEALALYGLIVGIILSSRAGQSRAD is encoded by the exons ATGTCTTCTACGTTCAGCGGCGACGAGACTGCTCCGTTCTTCGGCTTCATCGGCGCCGCGGCTGCTCTAGTCTTCTCAT GTATGGGAGCGGCTTATGGTACGGCGAAGAGCGGAGTGGGAGTGGCATCGATGGGGGTGATGAGGCCGGAACTGGTGATGAAATCAATAGTACCAGTGGTTATGGCTGGTGTTTTGGGTATCTATGGCTTAATCGTCGCTGTTATTATCAGCACCGGGATTAACCCAAAGGCCAAATCCTATTATCTCTTCGATGGTTATGCTCATCTATCTTCAGGTCTCGCTTGTGGTCTTGCGGGGCTTGCTGCTGGAATGGCCATTGGAATTGTAGGTGATGCTGGTGTTAG AGCTAATGCACAACAGCCAAAACTTTTCGTTGGAATGATTCTCATTCTCATCTTTGCTGAAGCTTTAGCCTTGTATGGCCTAATCGTTGGTATTATTCTTTCATCAAGAGCTGGCCAATCCAGAGCAGATTAA